A part of Geothrix oryzae genomic DNA contains:
- a CDS encoding DNA-directed RNA polymerase subunit alpha translates to MLNLSDFQRPRFAEVTPGSLTDSYGEFVAYPFERGFATTVGHSLRRVLLSSIQGAAVTNVRIKGVMHEFTTLPGVWEDITHVLLNLKEVPFKLHSSEPQTVTISAKGEGAVTSAAIRCNQNVEVVDPNIHIATLGEEGELEIEMVVRLGRGFVTADRNHDESLGLGFIPMDANHSPIIRVNYIVEPARVGQSTDYEKLTLQVWTNGAVNPKEAVSDAALILRDHFLVFARQDEDFTEMEMGTATLGAEAANTWLGKSVEELELSVRANNCLRNANITTIGELVQRTEAELMKTKNFGKKSLQEIKDELARIGLSLGMRLEQEV, encoded by the coding sequence ATGCTGAACCTCAGCGATTTCCAGAGGCCGCGATTCGCGGAGGTGACCCCCGGGTCCCTCACCGACTCCTACGGGGAGTTCGTGGCCTACCCCTTCGAGCGTGGCTTCGCCACGACCGTCGGGCACAGCTTGCGCCGGGTGCTGCTCAGCAGCATCCAGGGCGCGGCCGTGACGAATGTCCGGATCAAGGGCGTCATGCACGAGTTCACCACCCTTCCCGGGGTCTGGGAGGACATCACCCATGTCCTTCTGAACCTCAAGGAAGTGCCCTTCAAGCTGCATAGCAGCGAGCCCCAGACGGTGACCATCTCCGCCAAGGGCGAGGGCGCGGTGACTTCCGCCGCCATCCGCTGCAACCAGAATGTGGAGGTCGTGGATCCCAACATCCACATCGCCACCCTGGGCGAGGAAGGTGAGCTGGAGATCGAGATGGTGGTCCGCCTGGGCCGCGGTTTCGTCACTGCGGACCGCAACCACGATGAGAGCCTGGGCCTCGGGTTCATCCCCATGGATGCCAACCACAGCCCCATCATCCGGGTGAACTACATCGTCGAACCCGCCCGCGTGGGCCAGAGCACCGATTACGAGAAGCTCACGCTCCAGGTCTGGACCAACGGCGCCGTCAACCCCAAGGAAGCCGTTTCCGACGCGGCCCTCATCCTGCGCGACCACTTCCTCGTGTTCGCCCGTCAGGACGAGGACTTCACCGAGATGGAGATGGGCACCGCCACCCTGGGTGCCGAAGCCGCCAACACCTGGCTGGGCAAGTCCGTCGAGGAGCTCGAGCTCTCCGTCCGGGCCAACAACTGCCTCCGCAACGCGAACATCACCACCATCGGCGAGCTGGTCCAGCGGACCGAGGCTGAGCTGATGAAAACCAAGAACTTCGGCAAGAAGTCGCTCCAGGAGATCAAGGACGAGCTCGCTCGTATCGGCCTCTCCCTCGGCATGCGGCTCGAGCAGGAAGTGTAA